In one window of Brachyhypopomus gauderio isolate BG-103 chromosome 16, BGAUD_0.2, whole genome shotgun sequence DNA:
- the tpra gene encoding nucleoprotein TPR isoform X1, producing MADLLQQALERAELNKIPRAIQNKLEKFVADQQAELDSVRTAHERHKADCEQQYFNVEKKLNETQEQLVLHGKEYQSVKEENHRLTEELKKLKDAEQEDGTAQQGKPQKAKFEIEAENRELSRLLERKSQEVENLAEDLKRLNDKLGETSAVKMELQLKLDELQSSEMSIQHREKRMEQEKELLQNQNTWLNAELKSKTEELLNVSREKGKEILELKCSLENKKDEVTRLQDEVGELKITSENLQKNIEALLTKLEEEKDRRTAMEEKYRNELNANLRLCGLYKDSAADLEVRNGELNRAVEELNKLLKEAAEANKTTEKKLSDLEGSQSKVQDELQEKIRNLEKELENSNTSLANFKRRGVPALTEEELTNLSPTAAVVAKIVKPGMKLMELYNAFVEAQDQLHLEKLENKRISKVLNEIVLEVETKAPVLKRQREEYENMQRSMGSLCSKLEQAMKEIDKLQKETEEANKQSRLLDREWQRAQKQTTDLSQQVRVLLVELEEARGNQVVREDVGAAVSSSSEALGPHQVAFRSVEELQQQNQNLLAQIRELKEHQERTESEAKTARQTELEKNLEQVQQELDLLKEQSSQQKQLANSAMRQRDMYRILLQTAGVELPPQSSEGAAQPAAPSRPGNMPIRSPTVRTAAAETAQAMQAKTAFKQLNEAFMTYKKEKAENDKLLNEQNERLQGQVSNLISQKAKLSSQLEFASKRYEMLQDNVNGYRREIDSLREKARILSATSQKYEQIIHTMTQDLREANEKLAVVEVRCENLRKERDIQKQAEIRLTQEKEFILAEQRGQNLLLTNLKSIQLTMERSEAETKDRYRSQVEQLQKEIAQLKKRLEQEVEQRHALERKQDNQLVEARRQLAAQNVLHQKTKDLLKSAEQQVSTLRQQLSNAENQTSTGKQPSKPPTTAPGVPQQEVEEIRALLRQAEDQNSDLKERLKSTTDNVEQYRTMVVSLEDYISKEKQVAEEARASVEGQLKEAQELNKQLEARLEEAEREKQELQEEKLKSVENVEKNVKELKRSVADMQTELQEALQRATSAVAQEQRALQDSQQQAKMASEAQGKYERELMLHAADVEALQAAKKQAQQAAHSIKELEEKAQKAASELQLGRAGWEQQEMNLKEELVVQQQRVVEVQKQNAMLHQQMEGLSSKMATAVQQQANPGVALNVSLSEDGKTQEQILEILRFVRREKEIAEARFEVAHVETERYRQRMEHLEKELKELQDSLTSERDKLQATAKAMAQQEEKLKKLEGVNALNETNKLLKEERNRLEQELQQNRAKTRKLEADMRPLLDSNAELSEQNGMLQAEKRLLEGDVKRWKTRTQQLVSQQKDSDQEESKKLQAERETHLKRIQQLTEETAKLKSDLARVNASASAAQTQNQGLKENVGKLTAERDVLKKELETKTQDIQEKLKTIVQVKKIGRRYKAQYEELKAEHDKMVQEAAKAPKPTQEQEAQEQQEIQNLRSSLSQAQSKAAELEAQVENQQKAAAERETELKNLQEQLAQAQPEVTRLRAQLQEKSTQEEQLRQQIADKEEKTKKAFMGAKQKINQLNGAKEQLAQENEELRQQREELEVRLSALKSQYEGRLGRQERELRELREQQERHGEPRDDSLEQGASKTQEQQRPSESRQINLKTTPAADRGSASSSEPPTANIKPTPVAGAASKPPPIPGSKSTPRASIRPMITPATMTTPTATVMPTAQAETQEVNVWSPSASPALQPSEAPLEHVTMFSSGSVRATSPNVQSTQPILTLQQSQATAFVQPTQQQANQEPPSSMMEAVHSSQVERPSTSTTIIGTVSASTGSSLQKRVREEELETSTEVTDSTQDEQTEPPLTKKIRFAQSVGLEEDVGTEESNDAEAESLGDAQEAPDTGEESYFVAVDESLSQSVPMDQVSESQLSAQDSSDEHRHDVIVIETDSDTEEEEVAEEEAGQYEGEEEEDEDDEDGDGAMAEGEESNEGSGDVAEPFERDDPETAEGTDAGAENEEGVGPSDSIQKQADSQSGGEAGVSTVTLSCPAREPEREPQLTPTVASTTTCVPAALGPRPPQSPRRPHHTPPPRLNIHPVPELGPPLMQRQAGQSRRLSMSRAPQLTPGIGSMQHFFDDDDRMVPSTPTLMLPHRTDGFAEAIHSPQVAGVPRFRFGPPEDLIPQASSSHSDLGQLASQGGLGMYESPLFLASHDEESGGRSVPTTPLQVAAPVTVFTESQPSEGVEPASQSVPMVSTSTAGLTVPGEAAANDDGDDVFIAEAESEGTSGEASQEGPSEPESAQPSDDTSLPSTSQEPTSSSTPDTSSSSSQQFKPADRHLTHPQPPRRGQLIRRGIPYHRGARGRALKRGSPF from the exons GGTAAACCTCAGAAAGCTAAATTCGAAATTGAGGCTGAAAACAGAGAGCTGTCCCGGCTGCTTGAGAGGAAATCACAAGAGGTTGAAAATCTTGCCG aGGACCTTAAACGACTCAATGACAAACTAGGGGAAACCAGTGCAGTGAAGATGGAGCTTCAGCTCAAACTAGATGAGCTCCAGTCATCTGAGATGTCCATTCAG CACCGAGAGAAGCGAATGGAGCAGGAGAAAGAACTCCTCCAGAACCAGAACACGTGGTTAAACGCTGAGCTGAAGAGCAAGACGGAGGAGCTACTCAATGTGTCGAGAGAGAAGGGCAAAGAGATCCTGGAGCTGAAGTGCTCGTTGGAGAACAAGAAGGACGAG GTCACCAGGCTTCAGGATGAAGTGGGTGAGCTTAAGATCACAAGTGAAAACCTGCAAAAAAACATTGAGGCTCTGTTGACCAAACTGGAAGAG GAGAAGGACCGGCGCACTGCCATGGAGGAAAAATATCGGAACGAGCTGAACGCCAACCTCAGGCTCTGCGGCCTGTACAAG GACTCTGCTGCTGATTTAGAGGTCAGGAACGGAGAATTGAACAGAGCTGTTGAAGAGCTTAACAAATTGCTAAAGGAGGCAGCAGAAG CTAACAAAACTACAGAGAAGAAGTTATCCGATCTGGAGGGCTCACAAAGCAAAGTGCAGGATGAGCTTCAGGAGAAGATCAGGAACCTGGAGAAGGAGTTGGAGAATAGTAATACAAGCCTTGCCAACTTCAAGAGAAGAG GAGTTCCAGCTCTCACAGAAGAGGAGCTGACCAACTTGTCTCCAACTGCAGCTGTTGTGGCCAAGATAGTGAAACCTGGCATGAAGCTAATGGAG CTGTACAACGCGTTTGTGGAGGCTCAGGACCAGCTGCACCTGGAGAAGCTGGAGAATAAGCGGATCAGCAAGGTGCTGAACGAGATCGTGCTGGAGGTGGAGACCAAGGCCCCCGTCCtgaagagacagagggaggagtacGAGAACATGCAGAGGTCCATGGGCAGCCTCTGCTCCAAGCTGGAGCAAGCTATGAAG GAGATCGACAAACTGCAGAAGGAAACTGAAGAGGCCAATAAGCAATCCCGTCTGCTGGACAGAGAGTGGCAGAGGGCTCAGAAACAGACTACAGACCTGTCTCAGCAG GTGCGTGTGCTGCtggtggagctggaggaggcTCGGGGCAACCAGGTGGTGCGTGAGGACGTGGGGGCCGCGGTGAGCAGCAGCTCGGAGGCGCTGGGCCCCCACCAGGTAGCCTTCCGTAGTGTGGAGGAGCTCCAGCAGCAGAACCAGAACTTACTGGCCCAGATCAGAGAGCTCAAGGAGCATCAGGAGAGAACCGAGAGTGAAGCCAAGACGGCCAG GCAAACAGAGCTGGAGAAGAATCTGGAGCAGGTGCAGCAGGAGCTGGACCTGCTAAAGGAGCAGAGCAGCCAGCAGAAGCAGCTGGCCAACTCCGCCATGAGGCAGAGAGACATGTACCGCATCCTGCTGCAGACTGCCGGCGTGGAGCTCCCACCACAGA GCTCGGAGGGAGCGGCCCAGCCTGCTGCTCCTAGCAGACCCGGAAACATGCCCATAAGGTCCCCTACAGTCCGAACTGCAGCTGCTGAGACCGCCCAGGCCATGCAGGCTAAAACAGCCTTCAAGCAG CTGAATGAGGCCTTCATGACGTACAAGAAGGAGAAGGCGGAGAACGACAAGCTGCTCAATGAGCAGAACGAGCGGCTGCAGGGCCAAGTGTCGAACCTCATTTCCCAGAAGGCCAAGCTCTCCTCTCAGCTGGAGTTTGCCTCTAAGCG ATACGAGATGCTCCAGGACAACGTGAACGGATATCGACGGGAGATCGACTCCCTACGGGAGAAGGCTCGGATCCTGTCGGCCACTTCCCAGAAATATGAGCAGATCATCCACACCATGACGCAGGACCTAAGGGAAGCCAACGAGAAGCTAGCCGTAGTTGAG GTGCGCTGTGAGAACCTCCGTAAGGAGCGTGATATCCAGAAGCAGGCGGAGATCAGACTGACCCAGGAGAAAGAGTTCATCCTAGCAGAGCAGCGGGGCCAGAATCTTTTGCTCACCAACCTCAAATCAATCCAG CTGACAATGGAGCGCTCGGAGGCGGAGACCAAGGACCGCTACAGAAGCCAGGTGGAGCAGCTGCAGAAGGAGATCGCTCAGCTGAAGAAGAGGCTGGAACAGGAGGTGGAACAGAGACACGCACTGGAACGCAAGCAAGAT AACCAGTTGGTGGAGGCCAGGAGGCAGCTGGCAGCCCAGAACGTTCTGCACCAGAAGACCAAGGACTTGCTGAAGAGCGCCGAGCAGCAGGTGTCCACCCTGAGGCAGCAGCTGAGCAACGCCGAGAACCAGACCAGCACGGGCAAACAGCCAAGCAAACCGCCAACTACGG CGCCCGGGGTCCCAcagcaggaggtggaggagatacGTGCCCTCCTGCGACAGGCCGAGGACCAGAACTCTGACCTGAAGGAGCGTCTGAAGAGCACCACAGACAATGTAGAGCAGTACAGAACCATGGTGGTCAGCCTGGAGGACTACATCAGCAAGGAGAAACAG GTGGCGGAGGAGGCCCGCGCCAGTGTGGAGGGCCAGCTGAAGGAGGCCCAGGAGCTGAACAAGCAGCTGGAGGCACGTCTTGAGGAGGCAGAGCGGGAGAAACaggagctgcaggaggagaagcTTAAATCTGTGGAGAACGTAGAGAAAAAC GTGAAGGAGCTAAAGCGCAGCGTGGCGGACATGCAGACAGAACTGCAGGAGGCGCTGCAGAGAGCCACGTCCGCCGTGGCCCAGGAACAGCGCGCCCTGCAGGACAGTCAGCAGCAG gCTAAGATGGCATCTGAGGCGCAGGGCAAATATGAGCGTGAGCTCATGCTACACGCCGCCGACGTGGAGGCCCTGCAGGCGGCTAAGAAACAGGCCCAGCAGGCAGCGCACAGCATCAAAGAGCTGGAGGAGAAAGCCCAAAAGGCTGCGTCCGAGCTCCAGCTAGGGCGTGCGGGCTGGGAGCAGCAGGAGATGAACCTGAAG GAGGAGTTGGTAGTGCAGCAGCAGCGTGTGGTGGAGGTCCAGAAGCAGAACGCCATGCTCCACCAGCAGATGGAGGGCCTGAGCAGCAAGATGGCCACGGCGGTCCAGCAGCAGGCGAACCCAGGGGTCGCTCTGAACGTGTCCCTGAGCGAGGACGGCAAGACCCAGGAGCAGATCCTGGAGATCCTCAG GTTCGTGCGTCGGGAGAAGGAGATAGCCGAGGCCCGCTTCGAGGTGGCGCACGTGGAGACCGAGCGCTACAGGCAGCGCATGGAGCACCTGGAGAAAGAGCTGAAGGAGCTCCAAGACAGCCTGACATCCGAGCGAGACAAGCTGCAG GCGACTGCGAAGGCCATGGCCCAGCAGGAGGAGAAGCTGAAGAAGCTGGAGGGGGTGAACGCTCTGAACGAGACCAACAAGCTcctgaaggaggagaggaaccGGCTGGAGCAGGAGCTGCAGCAGAACCGTGCCAAG ACACGCAAGCTGGAGGCGGACATGCGCCCCCTACTGGACAGCAACGCCGAGCTGAGCGAACAGAACGGGATGCTGCAGGCCGAGAAGAGGCTGCTGGAGGGTGACGTGAAGCGCTGGAAGACacgtacacag CAACTGGTGAGTCAACAGAAGGATAGTGACCAGGAGGAGAGTAAGAAGCTCCAGGCGGAGAGGGAGACCCACCTGAAACGCATCCAGCAGCTGACGGAGGAGACGGCCAAGCTGAAGAGCGACCTGGCCAG gGTAAACGCCTCTGCGTCTGCAGCACAGACTCAGAACCAGGGCCTGAAGGAGAACGTGGGAAAGCTCACGGCAGAGAGAGACGTCCTGAAGAAAGAGCTGGAGACCAAGACGCAGGACATCCAGGAGAAGCTGAAGACCATCGTGCAAGTGAAGAAGATCGGCCGTCGCTACAAGGCCCAGTACGAGGAGCTCAAGGCGGAACACGACAAG atggtCCAAGAGGCAGCTAAGGCTCCCAAGCCTACCCAGGAACAGGAGGCCCAGGAGCAGCAGGAGATCCAGAACCTGAGGAGCTCCCTCAGCCAGGCCCAGAGCAAAGCCGCAGAGCTGGAGGCGCAGGTGGAGAACCAGCAGAAG GCAGCGGCAGAGCGCGAGACGGAGCTGAAGAACCTGCAGGAGCAGCTGGCCCAGGCGCAGCCGGAGGTGACTCGCCTCCGTGCCCAGCTGCAGGAGAAGAGCACCCAGGAGGAGCAGCTCAGGCAGCAGATCGCCGACAAGGAGGAGAAGACCAAGAAGGCCTTCATGGGAGCCAAGCAGAAGATCAACCAGCTCAACG GTGCGAAGGAGCAGCTGGCGCAGGAGAACGAGGAGCTCCGGCAGCAGCGGGAGGAGCTGGAGGTGAGGCTGAGCGCTCTCAAGTCTCAGTACGAAGGCCGTCTGGGTCGGCAGGAGCGCGAGCTGCGCGAGCTCCGCGAGCAGCAGGAGAGGCACGGGGAGCCGAGGGACGACAGCCTAGAGCAGGGAGCCAGCAAG ACTCAGGAGCAGCAGAGGCCTTCTGAGAGCAGACAGATCAACCTGAAGACCACACCTGCAGCTGACCGAGGAAG TGCTAGTTCCTCAGAGCCCCCTACAGCTAACATCAAGCCCACTCCTGTAGCTGGAGCTGCCAGCAAGCCCCCGCCCATCCCCGGCAGCAAGTCCACCCCCAGGGCCAGCATCCGACCAATGATCACACCCGCAACCATGACCACGCCCACCGCCACGGTCATGCCCACCGCACAGGCTGAGACACAAGAGG TTAACGTGTGGTCTCCGTCAGCCTCTCCAGCTCTGCAGCCCTCCGAGGCCCCGCTGGAGCACGTCACCATGTTCAGCAGCGGCTCGGTACGTGCCACCAGCCCCAACGTGCAGAGCACCCAGCCAATCCTCACCCTGCAGCAGAGCCAGGCCACTGCTTTTGTCCAGCCCACTCAGCAACAGGCCAATCAGGAGCCGCCGTCGTCCATGATGGAGGCGGTGCATAGCTCGCAGGTGGAAAGGCCGTCCACCTCCACGACCATCATCGGAACAG TGTCGGCCAGTACGGGCTCATCTCTGCAGAAGAGGGTGCGGGAGGAGGAGCTTGAGACCTCCACGGAGGTGACTGACAGCACACAGGATGAGCAGACCGAGCCCCCCCTGACGAAGAAGATCCGCTTCGCGCAGAGTGTCGGCCTGGAG GAGGACGTGGGGACCGAGGAGAGCAACGATGCAGAGGCCGAATCCCTCGGAGACGCACAGGAAGCCCCCGACACCGGGGAG gagagCTACTTCGTGGCTGTAGACGAGTCcctctcccagtctgtccccaTGGACCAGGTCAGTGAGTCCCAGCTCAGCGCGCAGGACTCGTCCGACGAGCACAGGCACGACGTCATCGTCATCGAGACGGACAGCGacactgaggaagaggaggtggctGAGGAAGAGGCTGgacag TatgagggggaggaagaggaggatgaagacgaTGAAGATGGAGACGGAGCGATggcagaaggagaggagagtaaCGAAGGCAGTGGAGATGTGGCCGAGCCATTCGAGAGAGATGATCCTGAG ACAGCAGAGGGCACTGATGCGGGTGCTGAGAATGAGGAGGGGGTTGGGCCATCTGACTCCATCCAGAAACAGGCAGATTCTCAGAGCGGTG gtgaggctggtgtCAGCACCGTGACGCTGTCGTGTCCGGCGAGAGAGCCtgagagggagccacagctCACCCCCACGGTGGCCAGCACCACCACCTGCGTCCCTGCCGCCCTGGGCCCCCGGCCGCCGCAGTCGCCCCGCCGGCCCCACCACACGCCCCCGCCCCGGCTCAACATCCACCCCGTGCCCGAGCTCGGACCCCCGCTCATGCAG AGGCAGGCCGGCCAGAGCAGACGTCTCTCTATGAGCCGCGCACCCCAGCTCACACCTGGAATCGGGAGCATG CAACACTTCTTCGATGACGATGACCGCATGGTCCCCAGCACGCCCACCCTCATGCTGCCCCACCGCACGGACGGCTTCGCCGAGGCCATTCA ttctcCCCAAGTTGCTGGTGTCCCTCGGTTCCGTTTCGGGCCTCCCGAGGACCTGATTCCCCAGGCGAGCTCCTCCCACTCTGACCTTGGTCAGCTGGCCTCTCAGGGCG gtttgGGCATGTATGAGAGTCCTCTCTTCCTGGCGTCACACGACGAGGAGTCTGGGGGCAGGAGTGTTCCCACCACCCCCCTGCAGGTGGCAGCTCCAG TGACCGTTTTCACGGAGAGCCAGCCCTCCGAGGGGGTGGAGCCGGCTTCCCAGTCGGTGCCGATGGTCAGCACGTCCACGGCAGGCCTGACCGTCCCGGGGGAGGCTGCAGCCAATGATGACGGAGATGATGTTTTCATCGCAGAAGCAGAGAGTGAAGG GACGAGTGGTGAGGCCTCACAGGAGGGCCCGTCAGAACCGGAGTCCGCTCAGCCCTCGGACGACACCAGCCTGCCGTCCACCAGCCAGGAGCCCACCTCCAGCTCTACTCCGG ACACCAGCAGCAGTAGCAGCCAGCAGTTCAAGCCCGCAGACAGGCACCTGacccacccacaacccccccggAGAGGCCAGCTTATCAGGAGAg GTATCCCCTATCACCGTGGTGCGCGAGGGCGGGCCCTCAAGAGAGGCTCTCCGTTCTGA